A section of the Deinococcus taeanensis genome encodes:
- a CDS encoding GNAT family N-acetyltransferase: protein MRDPWAFRRLEDVQVTAWGYVDREVTPGTLFRVSAVTGGIVLGAYEEADPERPVGLAFGFPALQDGEWWHHSHLLAVDPACRGSGLAVALKHAQRERALAQGLTRMTWTFDPLVARNARLNLGKLGAVTRTYLPDWYALEEDRVSAFPADRLMVEWDLRAPRAERPAPAPRGVRVLEALGDGPGAVLLSDAPELLIEVPVRAETLPGPVRRAWRLALREALSGALALGYTVVDLAREGERAFYVLVR from the coding sequence GTGAGGGACCCCTGGGCGTTCCGGCGTCTGGAGGACGTGCAGGTGACCGCCTGGGGGTATGTGGACCGGGAGGTGACGCCAGGCACGCTGTTCCGCGTCAGTGCAGTCACGGGGGGCATTGTGCTGGGCGCGTATGAGGAAGCGGACCCGGAACGGCCGGTGGGGCTGGCGTTCGGGTTCCCGGCCCTGCAGGACGGGGAATGGTGGCATCATTCGCACCTGCTGGCCGTGGACCCGGCGTGCCGTGGCAGCGGCCTGGCGGTGGCGCTGAAGCACGCCCAGCGGGAACGGGCGCTGGCGCAGGGGCTGACGCGCATGACGTGGACCTTCGATCCTCTGGTGGCGCGCAACGCACGGCTGAATCTTGGGAAGCTGGGGGCGGTGACGCGGACGTACCTGCCGGACTGGTACGCGCTGGAGGAGGACCGCGTTTCGGCGTTTCCGGCGGACCGGCTGATGGTGGAGTGGGACCTGAGGGCGCCGCGGGCGGAGCGGCCGGCGCCGGCGCCGCGAGGCGTGCGGGTGCTGGAGGCGCTGGGTGACGGACCAGGCGCGGTGCTTCTGTCGGACGCGCCAGAACTGCTCATTGAAGTGCCGGTCCGGGCGGAGACATTGCCCGGACCGGTGCGGCGTGCGTGGCGGCTGGCGTTGCGGGAAGCCCTCAGTGGAGCGCTGGCGCTGGGGTACACCGTTGTGGATCTGGCGCGGGAGGGGGAAAGGGCCTTCTATGTGCTGGTCCGTTGA